From the genome of Prevotella herbatica, one region includes:
- a CDS encoding efflux RND transporter permease subunit, whose protein sequence is MMKKTMQEWAMRYHKIVILIVSCLMGIGIWGLDNMKKNEFPNFIIRQGLVVALYPGATSENVEQQVTKPLENYIFTYNEVKRKKTISSSRDGISIVQVELNEDVKDKDAFWSKFRHGLDAYGRQLPQGVVGTEVIDDFGETSAMLIAMESKQKTYRQLNEYMKQLEDSLRTINDIGRIQVYGMQKEQISVTIDNERLSHYGLTSEQVADALMKKGCVTGSGRIKDGTTEYPIYVDLGMQKVSELKNIQIINNPATHSSVRLMDIANVRKEYPKPESYINYNGSKTLLLSIEMKKGSDITSMGEKVNEKLLSIKQSFPKDVKIQKITDQSKVVEDSIYSFFEELLIAIVAVIGVVLLLMPLRVALVASGTIPVTIAISLGALYAFDMELNTVTLAALIVTLGMIVDDSIVIIDNYIELLSSGISRWHAAIESARHFFKSILSATLSISITFFPLIIFMNGGLTEFFESFPWAITIILFISMYVAQLVVPILQYFFIKPENISIINRDNRKKKFSILEWLQVKYKLLLDLCFRHPAITIGSAVLSVIIGCVMLSMVPQQLMPDAERNQFAVEINLPTGTVLDRTAQISDSLENMIRRDSGVVSVTSFIGTSSPRFHIDYAPQLGGSNFAQFIVNTTDNKMTELLVDKYKNKYSNYFPDANIRIVQLSFNDDAHPVEVRLTGGDLDSLSKAADIIAERMRKMPELQLVRTSFEEPLHSLHISPDEQQMHMLDMTNAGLQQTMMLQYSSGLKVATLWEGDYGTDVVMKSQRSDSATVNDVKNELIPVHYGFGNAPLRQLAKFKSQLEYGQITHRGGLRSVTVSSEVSGNNNVIASTEHLIKKLDNVHLPNGVSLSYGGRYAGDSDQMPGIIMALITSVVIIFFILLWHFKRIGISLLMMSCLVLCVFGAALGLIIQGVNFSITSVLGIVSLMGILVRNGIILFDYAHEIKQKEHLTTADSIYYAALRRMRPIFLTSAAASMGVVPMVISGSYMWAPMGAVICYGTMVTMLFILTVMPVAYKMVVK, encoded by the coding sequence ATGATGAAAAAGACGATGCAAGAATGGGCAATGCGTTATCACAAAATTGTGATATTGATAGTCAGCTGCCTTATGGGGATTGGTATTTGGGGACTTGATAATATGAAGAAAAATGAATTCCCTAATTTCATTATCCGTCAAGGATTGGTGGTTGCCTTATATCCTGGTGCTACATCAGAGAATGTTGAACAGCAAGTAACCAAACCACTTGAGAATTATATATTCACATATAATGAAGTAAAGCGAAAAAAAACGATATCATCAAGTCGTGATGGCATTAGTATTGTTCAAGTAGAGCTTAATGAGGATGTTAAAGATAAAGACGCTTTCTGGAGTAAGTTTCGTCATGGCTTGGATGCCTATGGACGACAATTGCCTCAAGGTGTAGTAGGCACAGAAGTAATTGATGACTTTGGTGAAACATCTGCTATGCTGATTGCCATGGAAAGCAAACAAAAGACATACAGACAACTGAATGAATACATGAAGCAGTTGGAAGACAGTCTGCGAACGATTAACGATATAGGTCGCATTCAGGTTTACGGAATGCAGAAAGAACAGATAAGTGTCACTATCGATAATGAAAGACTATCTCATTATGGTCTTACAAGCGAACAGGTTGCAGACGCACTTATGAAGAAAGGATGTGTTACTGGTTCAGGTCGTATAAAAGATGGTACCACTGAATATCCAATTTATGTAGATCTTGGAATGCAGAAGGTTTCAGAACTGAAGAATATACAAATCATTAATAATCCAGCAACACACTCATCTGTCAGACTGATGGATATTGCCAATGTTAGAAAAGAATATCCAAAACCAGAATCGTATATCAATTACAATGGTTCAAAAACTCTTCTTCTGAGCATTGAGATGAAAAAAGGCTCAGATATTACATCCATGGGAGAGAAAGTGAATGAAAAACTGTTATCCATTAAGCAGTCTTTTCCAAAAGATGTAAAGATACAGAAGATTACCGACCAGAGCAAAGTAGTAGAAGACAGTATATATTCATTCTTCGAAGAACTTCTTATTGCCATAGTAGCAGTTATTGGAGTTGTTCTGTTACTTATGCCTCTTCGTGTTGCACTTGTCGCCTCAGGCACTATCCCTGTTACGATTGCAATTTCCCTTGGTGCATTATATGCTTTTGATATGGAACTTAATACAGTCACACTGGCTGCATTGATAGTTACTCTTGGTATGATTGTAGACGATTCGATTGTTATAATTGATAATTATATAGAGCTCCTTTCATCCGGCATATCCCGTTGGCATGCTGCTATAGAGAGTGCTCGCCACTTTTTTAAATCAATACTTTCAGCCACACTGTCTATAAGCATAACATTCTTCCCACTTATAATCTTTATGAATGGTGGTCTTACAGAGTTCTTTGAGAGTTTCCCGTGGGCTATTACCATCATTCTGTTCATCTCTATGTATGTGGCACAACTTGTAGTACCAATATTGCAGTATTTTTTTATTAAGCCAGAAAACATATCAATAATCAACAGAGACAACAGGAAAAAGAAATTCTCAATATTAGAGTGGTTACAGGTAAAATATAAGTTGTTACTTGACTTGTGCTTCAGGCATCCCGCTATAACTATAGGTTCGGCGGTGCTAAGTGTTATCATAGGATGTGTTATGCTATCCATGGTTCCACAACAATTAATGCCCGATGCAGAGCGCAATCAGTTTGCCGTAGAGATAAATCTCCCAACAGGTACAGTGCTTGACCGAACAGCTCAAATTTCAGATAGTTTAGAGAATATGATACGGCGTGATAGTGGGGTGGTTTCAGTTACATCGTTTATAGGAACTTCTTCTCCACGTTTTCATATAGACTATGCACCACAGTTAGGTGGCAGTAATTTTGCACAGTTTATCGTCAACACGACTGACAATAAAATGACAGAACTACTTGTTGACAAGTATAAGAATAAGTATTCGAACTATTTCCCTGATGCAAATATACGTATCGTACAGCTATCATTCAATGATGATGCCCATCCTGTGGAAGTTAGACTTACAGGTGGAGATTTAGATTCACTTTCCAAGGCAGCTGATATTATAGCCGAGCGAATGCGTAAAATGCCAGAGCTACAATTGGTACGAACTAGTTTTGAAGAGCCATTACATTCATTGCACATCAGTCCTGACGAACAACAAATGCACATGCTTGACATGACAAATGCTGGCCTTCAGCAGACTATGATGTTACAGTATAGCAGCGGGCTCAAGGTTGCAACACTTTGGGAGGGCGACTATGGAACAGATGTAGTTATGAAGTCACAACGCTCAGACAGTGCAACAGTGAATGATGTAAAAAACGAGCTAATACCTGTACATTATGGTTTTGGCAACGCTCCATTACGTCAGTTAGCCAAATTCAAAAGCCAGTTGGAATATGGGCAAATTACACATCGTGGCGGTTTGCGTAGTGTTACTGTATCATCAGAGGTATCAGGTAATAATAATGTGATCGCTTCAACCGAACATCTCATTAAAAAACTGGATAATGTACATCTACCTAACGGAGTAAGCCTTTCGTATGGAGGTCGCTATGCTGGGGATAGTGATCAGATGCCAGGCATAATAATGGCATTAATCACATCTGTGGTTATCATCTTCTTCATTCTGTTATGGCATTTCAAGCGCATAGGTATATCTCTACTAATGATGTCATGTCTGGTGCTATGCGTCTTTGGGGCAGCCCTAGGTCTCATCATTCAAGGAGTCAACTTTAGTATAACAAGCGTGCTAGGCATAGTAAGTCTTATGGGAATACTTGTACGTAATGGCATCATACTCTTTGACTACGCCCACGAGATAAAACAGAAAGAGCATCTCACTACAGCCGACTCAATCTATTATGCCGCACTTAGGCGTATGCGTCCTATCTTCCTTACATCGGCAGCAGCCTCTATGGGTGTAGTGCCAATGGTTATCAGTGGTAGTTATATGTGGGCACCAATGGGAGCCGTGATATGTTATGGGACAATGGTTACAATGCTTTTCATACTCACAGTGATGCCTGTAGCTTATAAAATGGTAGTAAAATGA
- a CDS encoding efflux RND transporter periplasmic adaptor subunit codes for METKFKVALFFMLIFLSSCRKGDNSNNETAVSVKVQTVGIATDNNSQFYSGTVKEENGVALSFINGGTIEQMAVDEGQYVKKGQLIAISNTSQAYYQWQAAHTQTLQARDYYNRLMQLKATNSIPAVQLVEAQSKLREAKSQEAITSKMIRDCSIRAPFDGYISEKTGEIGLNAGPGMSIAKLVKIDHVKINVSVPEQEMSSMKVGKPVKLQVDVLSGRVFAGKISEVGVEADILSHSYPVSISINNPDHKLLPGMICKVYIGVSHNRGIIIPFKSAQMDNNNRYYVWVVNKGVARRKSISICDENENGINVTGGLSTGEELIIEGMQKLSDGSRVNIIK; via the coding sequence ATGGAAACTAAATTCAAGGTAGCATTATTTTTTATGTTGATTTTCCTAAGTTCATGTAGGAAAGGAGATAACAGCAATAACGAAACAGCTGTTAGTGTAAAAGTACAAACCGTCGGTATTGCAACAGATAACAATTCACAGTTCTATTCCGGAACAGTAAAAGAAGAGAATGGAGTCGCATTGAGCTTTATCAATGGCGGAACTATTGAGCAAATGGCTGTTGATGAAGGACAATATGTCAAAAAGGGACAGCTTATAGCAATATCAAATACTTCGCAGGCATATTACCAATGGCAGGCTGCTCATACACAGACCTTGCAGGCCCGCGATTACTATAATAGATTGATGCAACTGAAGGCCACAAATAGTATTCCTGCAGTACAGTTGGTTGAAGCACAAAGCAAGTTGCGTGAGGCAAAGTCACAAGAGGCCATTACAAGTAAGATGATAAGAGACTGTAGTATCAGGGCTCCCTTTGATGGATATATATCAGAGAAGACTGGCGAAATAGGATTGAACGCGGGTCCAGGGATGAGTATTGCGAAACTTGTGAAAATAGATCATGTGAAAATAAACGTATCTGTGCCAGAACAAGAAATGAGTTCTATGAAAGTAGGCAAACCTGTAAAATTGCAAGTTGATGTACTTTCGGGCAGAGTATTTGCTGGCAAAATATCAGAAGTAGGTGTTGAAGCAGATATTCTTTCTCACTCTTATCCTGTAAGTATCAGCATAAACAATCCAGATCATAAACTTCTACCAGGTATGATATGCAAAGTATATATAGGTGTATCACACAATAGAGGTATTATTATTCCGTTCAAATCAGCTCAGATGGATAACAACAACAGATATTACGTTTGGGTAGTAAACAAAGGAGTTGCACGACGTAAAAGTATCTCCATTTGTGATGAAAACGAAAACGGAATCAACGTCACAGGCGGATTGTCTACCGGAGAAGAACTTATCATTGAAGGAATGCAAAAGCTAAGTGATGGTTCACGTGTAAATATTATCAAATAG
- a CDS encoding helix-turn-helix domain-containing protein: MKKITFGRVQQEDGIYYNDDGIILIDNITQTSLADYEDINLEFNVFVYCEKGRLQLTLNDNVYLLKSQDYILCQAGQHVKDYMMSQDVEFKMLVFTTAAINNSLFLKDAIWNISGLLDKSPKQHLSDEEGEIIEHYYELTKIHMNKDDDQKYNHDIIKLLFQALVMEFFKITDAKIKMDGLPDATADKSQNGVLFRRFVELLTANDGKIRTVQKAGEMLNVSPKYLSKVISKAGGKTAMQYIHDYTMEAILYRLKYTDLSIKEIVVDMDFPNISFFGRFVKSMLGMSPREYREKLRKEKL, encoded by the coding sequence ATGAAAAAAATAACTTTCGGAAGGGTACAGCAGGAAGATGGAATATACTACAATGATGATGGTATAATATTGATAGACAATATTACGCAGACTTCATTGGCTGATTATGAAGATATAAACCTTGAATTCAATGTCTTTGTATACTGCGAAAAAGGGAGATTGCAGCTTACGCTCAATGATAATGTATATCTTTTGAAATCGCAAGATTATATATTATGCCAAGCTGGACAGCATGTTAAAGACTACATGATGAGTCAGGATGTAGAATTCAAGATGTTGGTTTTTACTACTGCCGCCATTAATAATTCATTGTTCCTAAAAGATGCGATATGGAATATTTCTGGTCTTTTAGACAAGTCACCTAAACAGCATTTATCTGATGAGGAGGGTGAGATAATAGAACACTATTACGAACTTACTAAGATTCACATGAATAAGGATGATGATCAAAAATACAATCATGATATAATAAAGCTTCTTTTTCAAGCTCTTGTAATGGAGTTCTTTAAAATTACAGATGCTAAAATTAAGATGGATGGTTTACCCGATGCTACTGCAGATAAGAGTCAGAATGGTGTGTTGTTTCGCCGTTTTGTTGAGTTGCTGACAGCTAATGATGGTAAAATAAGAACAGTGCAAAAGGCCGGTGAGATGCTGAATGTATCTCCAAAGTATCTCTCTAAAGTTATCAGTAAGGCTGGAGGTAAGACTGCTATGCAGTATATTCATGATTATACGATGGAAGCTATTCTTTATAGATTGAAATATACTGATTTATCAATTAAAGAGATTGTAGTGGATATGGATTTTCCAAATATTTCTTTTTTTGGTAGATTTGTAAAGTCGATGTTAGGGATGTCTCCTCGTGAATATAGAGAGAAATTAAGAAAGGAAAAGTTGTAA
- a CDS encoding hybrid sensor histidine kinase/response regulator transcription factor, with protein sequence MNRTLYLNMYQKAFIYILLLISLSACTPKNKHYVIGVSQCSEDIWRDKLNDELSISSFSNENVDIRFASADDNDQRQIEQINHFIDEGVDLLIASPNQMHTISSAIDRAYAKGIPVILFDRKTDSRNYTAFIGADNYVIGKVMGEYVGVSLKGKGNVLEITGLESSSPAVERHRGFCDALNSFPSIKLIGSLHGDWTKESGSYLMDSLLKKRKDIDCVFGQNDRMAMGARMAARKLGFDKNIIYIGVDGLPTSDGGLHNVASHELSASYIYPTRGDLVMQLAMNILKKKPFKKDNYLKSTIVTPENAHAMLMQVDEINHQRARLIELHGKVDQYFAQYNHQQIYLFLSVVIIILIISFFVYIYRTIVMKRRLADETAKAKLQFFTNVSHEFRTPLTLIADPVERLIDDKEISASQRSLLLVARKNVNVMLRLVGEILDFRKVQNGKMDVDLSIFDLAENMRQWIMGFLPSANTKRITISTEIPESLVVCADLNKMECICYNLLSNALKYTHDSGHICVSVKENNGMFTFIVSDDGIGIPKDKVLHVFDRFYQARNSNIGGTGIGLALVKAFVELLGGVVSVKSIEGQGSVFTVTLQIGNINSNEYLRQASVNNDETFVVAQETMNKNEENVELRQMTSIVTDDDKPTILVVDDNDDIRTYVTSLLEAEYDVKLASDGKAGLEKALRYVPDLIICDVMMPIMDGLEMCDCVKRETVTSHIPVILLTARTQEDQRTEGYNYGADAYITKPFSGKVLLARIKNLLNNRLLLRDIFSSNELMNDKPKDADTLFINEFRKHVQAQMSDAELNVETLSADMGLSRVQLYRKVKALTGSSPVELIRITRLKQAERLLKSKGKTIAEISYEVGFSSPSYFSKCYKEYFGILPGEVK encoded by the coding sequence ATGAATAGAACTTTATATCTAAATATGTATCAGAAAGCATTTATATATATATTATTGTTAATATCACTTTCTGCTTGTACTCCGAAAAACAAACATTATGTTATTGGTGTGTCTCAATGTAGTGAAGATATTTGGCGAGATAAACTGAATGACGAACTAAGTATTTCATCTTTTTCTAATGAGAATGTAGATATTCGTTTTGCTTCAGCAGATGATAATGATCAACGACAGATAGAACAAATTAATCATTTTATAGATGAAGGTGTAGATTTGCTAATAGCGTCACCAAATCAGATGCATACAATTTCTTCAGCTATAGATAGAGCTTATGCAAAAGGTATACCAGTAATTCTTTTTGACAGGAAGACAGATTCACGCAACTATACAGCATTTATTGGAGCAGACAACTATGTTATAGGTAAAGTGATGGGTGAATATGTAGGAGTGTCCCTTAAAGGTAAAGGCAATGTACTGGAGATAACTGGGCTGGAGTCATCTTCACCAGCAGTGGAGAGGCATCGAGGATTCTGCGATGCTTTGAATTCATTTCCTAGTATAAAACTCATTGGAAGTTTGCATGGTGACTGGACAAAAGAAAGTGGCTCCTATTTAATGGACAGCCTGCTGAAAAAAAGAAAAGATATTGACTGCGTGTTTGGACAGAACGATCGTATGGCCATGGGAGCAAGGATGGCTGCAAGAAAGTTGGGCTTTGATAAAAATATAATTTATATTGGAGTTGATGGGTTGCCAACGTCCGATGGAGGACTTCATAATGTCGCTAGCCATGAACTATCCGCATCATATATCTATCCGACGCGAGGTGATTTAGTGATGCAGTTGGCAATGAATATCTTGAAAAAGAAACCATTTAAGAAAGACAATTATCTAAAATCGACTATTGTTACACCTGAAAATGCGCATGCAATGTTAATGCAAGTGGATGAAATAAATCATCAGCGAGCTAGGCTTATAGAATTGCATGGTAAGGTAGACCAATATTTTGCACAATATAATCATCAGCAGATTTATTTGTTTCTGTCCGTTGTTATTATTATTTTAATTATCAGTTTCTTTGTATACATCTATCGCACAATAGTAATGAAACGGAGATTGGCTGACGAAACGGCAAAAGCAAAACTTCAGTTTTTTACAAATGTAAGTCATGAGTTCCGTACGCCGCTTACACTTATAGCTGATCCTGTCGAACGATTGATTGATGACAAGGAAATAAGTGCTAGCCAACGTTCGTTGTTACTTGTCGCACGTAAAAATGTGAATGTGATGCTGAGGCTTGTTGGTGAGATTCTTGATTTCCGTAAAGTGCAGAATGGAAAGATGGACGTAGATTTAAGTATTTTTGACTTGGCGGAAAATATGCGTCAGTGGATAATGGGATTTCTCCCTAGTGCTAATACAAAGAGAATAACTATTTCTACAGAAATACCTGAAAGTCTGGTTGTTTGTGCTGACTTGAATAAAATGGAGTGTATCTGTTATAATCTGTTGTCGAATGCTCTGAAATATACGCATGATAGTGGGCATATCTGTGTGTCTGTTAAAGAAAATAATGGTATGTTTACATTTATTGTGTCCGATGATGGGATCGGAATACCTAAAGATAAGGTGTTACATGTTTTCGACCGATTCTATCAAGCACGTAATAGCAACATCGGAGGAACCGGTATTGGATTGGCTTTAGTGAAAGCGTTTGTGGAGCTATTAGGTGGCGTGGTAAGTGTGAAAAGTATAGAAGGACAGGGCTCTGTATTTACTGTTACATTGCAGATAGGTAATATAAATAGTAATGAATATTTACGGCAGGCTTCTGTAAATAATGATGAGACCTTTGTCGTCGCACAGGAAACAATGAATAAAAACGAAGAAAATGTTGAACTTCGGCAAATGACAAGTATTGTTACTGATGATGACAAACCGACAATTTTAGTCGTTGATGATAATGATGATATTCGTACGTATGTTACTTCATTGCTTGAAGCTGAATATGATGTAAAGTTGGCTTCGGATGGAAAGGCTGGACTTGAAAAGGCGCTAAGATATGTACCGGATTTGATAATATGTGATGTCATGATGCCTATTATGGATGGTTTGGAGATGTGCGATTGTGTGAAACGCGAAACGGTTACCAGTCATATACCTGTGATTTTGTTAACAGCACGTACACAGGAAGACCAACGTACTGAAGGTTATAATTATGGTGCAGATGCTTATATCACTAAACCTTTCAGTGGAAAGGTGTTGCTGGCACGAATAAAGAATCTGTTGAATAATCGTCTTTTGCTTCGTGATATATTTAGTAGTAACGAGCTTATGAATGATAAGCCGAAAGATGCCGATACGCTATTTATCAATGAATTTCGCAAGCATGTACAAGCCCAGATGTCAGATGCTGAATTGAACGTGGAAACTTTAAGCGCAGATATGGGATTGAGTCGTGTACAGCTTTATCGTAAAGTTAAGGCTTTGACAGGATCTTCGCCAGTGGAGCTCATACGTATAACACGTTTGAAACAGGCAGAGCGTCTTCTTAAATCTAAAGGGAAAACGATTGCCGAAATTTCTTATGAAGTAGGTTTCTCTTCACCATCTTATTTTTCTAAATGCTATAAAGAATATTTTGGAATCTTACCTGGCGAAGTGAAATAA
- a CDS encoding SusC/RagA family TonB-linked outer membrane protein translates to MQKKSLFRMCTVMALLFVSLVVNAQETLIKGNVISATDNEAVIGLTVREKSTRNATVTDMDGNFSIKVSNADATLEFSYIGFVTQSLRASNGMKVIMRENTQALKEVVVTGYMSEKKADLTGSVSVVKMKDVADIPTGNVLSSLQGRVPGMNITTDGTPGGTNTSTLVRGRSSFRDGASSPLYVIDGVMTRENLSSIISANDIESIQVLKDAASASIYGAQAANGVIIITTKHAKKGETRVTVDASLTAQKYTSGFNMLNADEWGQVYWQAYKYANNGATPSSEVYGNGNTPKMQDYVGLNGIKVNAQDTNWRDVIYQTAWMQNYNINLSKGTDTGSTTLTLNFLDHKGLVKFTEFKRFNTRLASDYKFLNNHLRIGENISVNYWTQTLQDGGINENVIKQHPAKTVYDSMGNYNDAISDVLGDTPNALRLQENQKNNNHEYWRVFGNAYIEIEPIKNLLIRSNFGINYYNENNKLWEPKWSRDQVNKLTQSQVRQTDWVWTNTANYNVDFGKNSFTGLLGVETKKYANKTESGYGTNLAIEDKNYLYLDAVTSGQTVNGNASYYSMVSVFGKLNYSYDEKYLLSATVRRDASSRLSKDNDAEVFPSFSAGWRISKENFMKNTTSWLDELKLRASWGINGNDIIPNDAFYNKYLVSLKDASYNINGDGSTLAAGALKTRSANPDLTWETTTQTNLGLDASFLRSRFNASLDYFYKKTKNMLVERPYIAVIGEGGYAWYNGGDMDNKGFEATLTWRDHVKDFNYEASFNMAIYKNTVTGLSQDIYYTYGGGNGVDKSLVGQPFGSWFGYKTDGIFHTQAEVNEYKSKYDVQFGAPGVGRIKYVDANGDGKINTNDRTWLGSDNPKFIGGLNLSCSYKGFDLSMFFNGMIRDAYNNSKYYTDLFQCWTGNHSTRLLDAMKAYQSFESTGYYDCKVPALTTLNSNNEDQLSEFYIENGSYIKLKTLTLGYTLPQTLLNKLSLRTARVYLQAQNVFTITGYTGADPEVLGYSYPLPRTYSFGMSFGF, encoded by the coding sequence ATGCAAAAGAAAAGTTTATTTCGAATGTGTACTGTCATGGCATTACTGTTCGTGAGTCTGGTTGTCAACGCTCAGGAAACACTGATAAAAGGTAATGTTATTTCTGCAACTGACAACGAGGCTGTTATCGGCTTAACAGTAAGAGAAAAAAGTACAAGGAATGCCACTGTTACAGATATGGATGGTAATTTCTCAATTAAAGTGAGTAATGCTGATGCAACTTTGGAGTTCAGCTATATTGGGTTTGTCACCCAAAGTTTACGGGCATCAAACGGCATGAAAGTGATTATGCGTGAAAATACACAGGCTCTTAAAGAAGTGGTGGTCACTGGTTATATGTCGGAAAAGAAAGCAGACCTTACTGGTTCTGTTTCTGTTGTTAAAATGAAAGATGTTGCAGATATTCCAACAGGTAACGTTTTGTCAAGTCTGCAAGGTCGTGTTCCAGGTATGAATATCACCACTGACGGAACACCTGGAGGAACCAATACTTCTACATTGGTGCGTGGTAGATCCTCATTCCGTGATGGAGCAAGTTCTCCACTTTATGTTATAGACGGAGTCATGACGCGTGAGAACTTGTCGTCTATAATTTCCGCCAACGATATTGAGTCAATCCAAGTATTGAAGGATGCCGCTTCAGCATCTATTTATGGTGCGCAAGCTGCTAACGGAGTGATAATTATCACTACAAAACATGCAAAGAAAGGTGAAACACGTGTAACGGTGGATGCATCTCTTACAGCGCAAAAATATACTAGTGGATTTAATATGCTGAATGCTGATGAGTGGGGGCAAGTTTATTGGCAGGCTTATAAGTATGCCAATAATGGAGCAACCCCTTCTAGTGAAGTTTACGGGAATGGTAATACTCCTAAAATGCAAGATTATGTAGGACTTAATGGCATTAAAGTTAATGCTCAGGACACAAACTGGCGTGATGTGATTTATCAGACGGCATGGATGCAGAATTATAACATTAACTTGTCAAAAGGTACAGATACGGGTTCTACTACACTGACGTTGAACTTCCTTGATCATAAGGGATTAGTTAAGTTTACAGAATTCAAACGTTTCAATACCCGTCTGGCCAGTGATTATAAATTCTTGAATAATCATTTGCGCATTGGTGAGAATATATCAGTTAATTACTGGACTCAAACACTTCAAGACGGTGGAATTAATGAAAATGTTATCAAGCAGCATCCGGCCAAGACGGTATACGATTCTATGGGCAATTATAATGATGCAATCAGTGATGTGCTTGGAGATACACCTAATGCGCTACGCTTACAAGAAAATCAGAAAAACAACAATCATGAATATTGGCGTGTATTTGGAAATGCTTACATTGAAATAGAACCGATTAAGAATCTATTGATCCGCTCTAACTTCGGTATCAATTACTACAATGAAAACAATAAACTATGGGAACCGAAGTGGAGTCGTGACCAGGTAAACAAGCTTACACAGTCACAGGTACGACAGACAGATTGGGTATGGACTAATACTGCCAACTATAATGTTGATTTCGGTAAGAACAGTTTTACAGGTCTGCTAGGTGTAGAAACAAAGAAATACGCTAACAAAACAGAGTCTGGCTATGGTACAAATCTAGCTATAGAAGATAAAAATTATTTATATCTTGATGCTGTGACATCCGGACAGACCGTAAATGGTAATGCCAGTTATTACTCTATGGTTTCAGTTTTCGGAAAGCTTAATTATAGTTACGATGAAAAGTATCTTCTTTCTGCCACAGTTCGTCGTGATGCTTCTTCACGATTAAGTAAAGATAATGACGCTGAGGTGTTTCCTTCATTCTCTGCTGGTTGGAGAATATCAAAAGAAAACTTTATGAAAAACACCACTTCGTGGCTTGATGAATTGAAGCTACGTGCTTCTTGGGGTATAAACGGTAATGATATCATTCCTAATGATGCTTTCTATAATAAGTATCTTGTTAGTTTAAAGGATGCAAGTTATAATATTAATGGTGATGGTAGTACACTTGCAGCTGGTGCTTTAAAGACACGTTCTGCAAATCCTGACCTTACATGGGAAACTACAACCCAAACCAACCTGGGACTTGATGCTTCTTTCTTGCGCTCACGTTTTAATGCATCATTGGACTATTTCTATAAGAAGACAAAAAACATGCTTGTTGAACGTCCATATATAGCTGTTATTGGTGAGGGTGGATATGCTTGGTATAATGGTGGAGATATGGATAATAAAGGGTTTGAGGCAACTTTAACATGGCGTGACCATGTAAAGGACTTTAACTATGAGGCATCATTTAATATGGCTATCTATAAGAATACAGTTACCGGATTATCTCAGGATATCTATTATACTTATGGTGGTGGTAATGGTGTTGATAAGTCTCTGGTCGGTCAACCGTTTGGTTCTTGGTTCGGTTATAAGACAGATGGCATATTCCATACACAGGCTGAGGTTAACGAATATAAAAGCAAGTATGATGTGCAGTTTGGTGCTCCAGGTGTGGGACGTATTAAATATGTAGATGCTAACGGTGATGGAAAAATCAACACTAATGACCGCACATGGTTGGGTAGTGATAATCCTAAATTCATAGGCGGACTTAATCTTAGTTGCTCTTATAAGGGATTTGACTTGAGTATGTTCTTTAACGGTATGATACGTGATGCATACAATAACTCAAAATATTACACAGATCTCTTCCAATGCTGGACTGGCAATCACTCAACACGTCTTCTTGATGCAATGAAGGCTTATCAAAGTTTTGAGTCAACAGGTTATTATGATTGTAAGGTTCCGGCCTTGACAACCCTTAACTCCAATAATGAGGACCAACTATCTGAATTCTATATCGAAAATGGTAGTTATATCAAACTGAAGACCTTGACACTTGGTTATACTTTGCCACAGACATTGCTTAATAAATTGAGTTTACGCACAGCACGTGTATATTTGCAGGCACAGAACGTGTTTACAATCACAGGTTATACTGGTGCCGATCCTGAAGTTCTGGGATATTCGTATCCGTTGCCACGTACATACTCTTTCGGTATGTCATTCGGCTTCTAA